In Longimicrobiaceae bacterium, the DNA window CGCCGTCAGCCAGCGGCGACCCCTCGATCTGGTACGCCGACGTCGCGGCGCCCCAGAGGAACCCTGCGGGAAACTCGCGTGAATCGCTCATCTCGGACTGGAGTCCCATGGCTCGCGTGAAACTGGAAGGTATCCGGAAGACCTATGAAAACGGTTACACAGCGGTCCACGGGATCTCCCTCGATGTAGAGCCGGGAGAGTTCGTGGTGCTGGTGGGTCCCTCGGGCTGCGGCAAGAGCACCACGCTGCGCATGGTGGCCGGGCTGGAGTCCATCTCAGGGGGCACGCTGTCCATCGGCGGGCGCGTGGTCAACGACGTCGCGCCCAAGGACCGCGACATCGCCATGGTGTTCCAGAGCTACGCGCTGTACCCGCACATGACCGTTCGTGACAACCTGGCATTCGCCCTGAAGCTCCGCAAGCTTCCGAAGCCGGACATCGCCGAGCGGGTGAAGCGTGCCGCCGGGCTGCTCTCCATCGAGCCGCTGCTGGACCGCCGCCCCGCCGAGCTGTCCGGCGGCCAGCGCCAGCGCGTCGCCCTGGGCCGCGCGCTCGTGCGCGAGCCGCAGGTGTTCCTCTTCGACGAGCCGCTCTCCAACCTCGACGCCAAGCTGCGCGGGCAGATGCGTAAGGAGATCGCCGCCCTGCACCGCCGCCTCGGCACCACCTCCATCTACGTCACGCACGACCAGACCGAGGCCATGACCATGGGCGACCGCATCGTGGTGATGAACGGCGGCCGCGTCGAGCAGGTGGGGGCGCCGATGGACCTCTACCGCAACCCGGCCAACCGCTTCGTCGCCGGGTTTCTCGGCAGCCCGCCCATGAACTTCCTCGCCGGCCGCCTGGTCCGCGCCGACGGCCCCGCCTTCCTCTCCGCCGACGCAGGATTCCGGCTCCCGCTCGACGCCTCCGTCTCCGCCGTGCTCGGCCAAGCCGATACCCGGCCCGTCGTCCTCGGCATCCGCCCCGAAGACGTCCGTCTGGCGGAGGGAGGTTCGGCAGATGCGCCCCGTCTCGGCCATGTCCCGCTCCTCCTCGAAGCCGCCGAGCCGATGGGTAACGAAACCATCGTCTACCTCCGCGCCGGCGCCGACGAGGTCGTCGCCCGCGTCCCTCCGCGCTCCCTACCCGCCCCCGGCCAGCCCGTCGAAGCCGCCTTCGACCTCGCGCGCCTCCACTTCTTCCACTCGGAGACCGGAGCGAGTCTAACCGCGCTCGGTTGAGCGGGGACGCACTGATCACCGGGCTCCGGGGAATCCCTCGGGGCCCGGTTCAGTCGTGTCCGATACGCCGGAGACGTGCAGAGGCCACACTTCCAGTCGCTATCTTTTCCCGTCCCAAATTCCAAACTGGCTCAGACCCACGCCTAACGACATATCGCATAGCATCCCATACAAAACCCGTGTTTTCCTCGTCCTCCAGAAGCGCCGCCAAAGGCACGAATTACAGGCGTCTAGCTGTACCGTCGTGGAGTTTTGGCGCAACCGCGGCAGCGGCATCAGCTTGCGCAGTAGCGAAATGTTTCCTTGTGCCGGACGATGCACGCGCTCATATTTGGCCGTGAACGACACCCGGATGATGTGACCCACCGCAGTTCGAGGGAGAAGCTCCACACCTCGCGCCCGGCCATACCGGCCCCTGGCGCCTGCCTCTCCCCCACGCGCGGTCCACACTCGCGGCCGCAGCCCAGCGCTTCATCGTGCGCCCCACGCGCACTCACCGTCTAGCGGGACGATCCGGAATCTCTGCCATCGGGCCACCGGCCCGGAGGCAAGCGAGACCTGCGGATCTTCCCGGCCAAGGACACCCGGCGCCTCGTGCACGCCGGGCTCGCGGCGCGCACACCATCACTCACCTTTACGGACTGATTGTGCTGGTGCTCGAAATCGGTTACAGTGGCAGTGGGGCCGCGCGCACGGCACCGTCTGCGACTGTCCGGCAGCCGGGAGATGTGCGGCCCATGGAGAGCCGGCTCGGTGCGCTCCTTTCTTCACCGAAGGAGGAGACCCAATGATCAAGGACCGTGGTACCAACCTGGTCGAGCTGGAATCCCTGAGCAGTGACATGTTCTCCCCCCTGTCCGAGCGCGATGCATCGCTCGTCATCGGCGGCGCGGACATCTACTTCGCGTCGTACAAGCTGGTGTCGGTGGAGGTGTGGGGGATCGTCGACGAAAGCGGCTTCACGCCGATTCTGGAGATCGACACCTACAAGCTGTTCGACGTCGGCGTGATCTACGACGTGTAGCCCGCGGCAGGCAGTGACGCTGCAACCCGTGTGACGAGCGGGCGCAGGACAGGAGGATGCAGGTGCAAGGAGAACCACACCTACGCGTGACCGTGCGCCGCTTCATCCGGAGCGGTGGCTCCCGTGGGCCGTCACATCTCGCAGTTCCCGCAACACCGCCGCTCCCGCTGGCGGATCCGACCCGTCCCCCCGGAACGAGCCTGCGATGATCCTCATCCTCAGCCAGGAAGGGTTCGAGCCCACCACCGAAGAGGTCGCCGAGTGGATCCGGCACCTGGGCGGCGACTGCGTGCGCGTGAACGGCGGCGACGTGGCGGGGGCGGTGCCGCTGGACATGGAGATCGGCGGCGACGCCCCGCTGGTGCGCCTGTGCGTAGGCGGGCGCGAGGTGCACAGCCGCGACGTGCGGGTGGTCTGGCTGTGGCGCTGGCAGAACCGCAAGGACTCGCTGGCCAAGGCCCTGCCCGGCTCCGAGAAGCTGGCCGGCCAGCTCAACGCCCACATGACGGGAGAGTCCAACGCGGTGTCGCGCGCCTTCTTCTCCCTCTTCAGCCACGCCCGCTGGCTCAACCGGCCGGACGACGCGGCGCTCAGCAAGATCCACGCGCTCCACGCCGCCGCCCAGGCGGGGCTGGAGGTGCCCGCCACGCTGGTCACCAACCGCCGCAGCGAGATCGAGCGCTTCCGCGAGCGCCACGGCCGCGTGATCACCAAGAGCATCGGCGAGATCGGGACCTTCGACGTCGGCAGCAGGGTGTACGGCCTCTACACCGCCCGTGTGACCGAGGACGACACGGCCAGCCTGCCCGAGACGGTCTTCCCCTCGCTCCTCCAGGAGCTGGTGGAGAAGGAGTTCGAGGTCCGCGCCTTCTACCTGAACGGGCGCGTGTACTCCATGGCGATCTTCTCCCAGGCAGACCAGCGCACCGCGGTGGACCTCCGCCACTACGACGCGCAGCGCCCCAATCGCATGGTGCCGTACCGGCTGCCGCTCGAGGTGGAGGAAGGGCTGGGCCGGATGATGTCGTCGCTCGGCCTCTCCACTGGCTCGGCCGACCTGATCCGGACGCCCGACGGCCGCCACGTCTTCCTCGAGGTAAACCCGTCCGGCCAGTTCGGGATGGTGTCCACTCCCTGCAACTACCACCTGCCCCGCATACTCGCCGAGCACCTGATGGCGGAGGACGAAGATGTCGCTCGCTGAAGCCGCGGCCGTCCCGGTCCCGCACGTCGTCGCTCCCCTGCCGGCGCAGCAAGCCGCGGCGCTTCCGTCGGACGAGCCCGCCGCGGGGCAGGCCACGGCCGCCGTTCATCCGTCCGCCGTCCATCCCGCCGCGGCGCCGGCGTTCCTCGACGAGCTCCCGCCGGAGATGGTGGACGCGGCGCGCCTGCCGCTCTCGTACCGCCTCGCGACCCTCATGCCGTTCGACGGCGCGGCTTCCACGCAGCGCGCCACCCCGGACCCTGGGCAGACGGGCGCGCTGCTGGCGTGCAACCCGTTCTACAAGCCCATCTCCCGCTGCGTGGGAGGCCGGGGATGACGGAGCGCCGGCGCGTCTTCCGCCTCTTCGCCTGCTGCGTGGCTGTGCGCGGCGCGCGCCGCAGCACCGTGTGCGACCTCCAGCGCCGGACGTACGACCTGATCCCCAACGGCCTGCACGACCTCCTCACCGTCCACGCCGACAGCACGCTCGACGAGATCAGGGCGCTCTTCCCGCCGGAGACGCACGCGCGGATCGACGAGTACTTCGGGTTCCTGGAGCGCAAGGAGTACGGCTTCTGGTGCGACGACCCGGACGCGTTCCCGCCCCTGGATCCCGAGTGGGACCGCCCGCAGCGCATCACCAACGCGATCATCGACGTGGACGCCGGCTCGCGCCACGACTTCGCGGACCTGCTGCGCCAGCTCGACGACCTGGGCTGCGCCGCGGTGCAGGTGCGCTGGTTCGCGCCCGTGTCGCTGGAGGAGCTGGAGACGGTGCTGAAGCAGACGTACAGCCGCCGGCTGCGTTCGGTGGAGCTGCTGCTGCCGTGGAACGCGGGATGGGAGCCGGGCGCGCTCCACGCTCTCTGCCTGCGCCACGTGCGGGTGAGCGGCGTCGTCGTGCACTCCGCGCCCGAAGCGAGCGCCGAGGTGGTGGACGGCGCGCGCATCCCCCTCTTCCACCGCACCGAGGTGATCGACTCGCACGCGCACTGCGGGCAGGTGAGCCCCGAGTGGTTCTCGGTGTCGATGGCCGGCTTCCTCGAGGCCCGGTCGTTCAACTCGTGCCTCAACCGCAAGATCTCGGTAGACGCCGCTGGCGAGATCCGCAACTGCCCGTCGCTGCCGCGCTCGTTCGGCAACGCGGCCGACACCTCGCTGGTCTCCGCCCTCATGCAGGCCGAGTTCCGCGAGCTGTGGGAGATCAACAAAGACCAGGTGGAGGTGTGCCGCGACTGCGAGTTCCGCTACGTGTGCACCGACTGCCGCGCTTTCGTCGCCACGCCCGGCGACCGCCTCTCCAAGCCGTCCAAGTGCTCGTACGATCCCTACGCCGCCCGCTGGGCCTGAGCCCCGCCGCGTTCCCCCTGCCGCAGCAGCGATGACCACCCTCCTCGACCGCCGCCTGCACCTGGGCAAGTCGTTCCCGGTGTACCGCCAGCACGACGCCAAGGACTGCGGGCCCACCTGCCTGCGCATGGTGGCCAGCTTCCACGGCCGCCGCTTCTCGCTCCAGTACCTGCGCGACCGCAGCTACATCGACCGCCAGGGCGTGTCGCTGCTGGGCATCGCCTACGCGGCCGAGAGCATCGGCTTCCGCACCCGCTGCGCGCGCGTGTCCATGGAGCATTTCCTGGAGCACGCGCCGCTGCCCTGCATCGTGCACTGGCGGCAGAACCACTTCGTGGTCGTGCACGCGGTGGGCAACGGCAAGGTGCGCATCGCCGACCCGGCGCAGGGCGAGGCCACGCTCACCGTCGACGAGTTCCGCCGGGCCTGGGCATCGAACAACGTGGCGGGCCGCGACGCGGGCATCGTGCTCCTACTCCAGCCCACGCCCGACTTCTTCTCGCGCGCGGACCAGGAGCCCACCAAGCGGCGGCAGCTTGGGTTCATGTTCTCGTACCTGCGGGGGTTCGCGCCCTTCTTCCGGCAGGTGGTGCTGGGGATGTTCGTGGCCGCCGTGCTGCAGCTCATCTTCCCCTTCCTGACACAGGCGATCGTCGACAACGGCATCGCCACGCAGAACCTGAAGTTCGTGAACGCGGTGCTGGTCGCGCAGCTCGCGTTGTTCATGAGCCAGACGGTGGTGGAGTTCATCCGCAACCGCATCCTCTTCCACGTGGGGACGCGGGTGTACGTGTCGGTCATCAGCGACTTCCTCATCAAGCTGATGAAGCTGCCGCTGCCCTTCTTCGACACGCGCACGGTGGGCGACATCCTGCAGCGCATCCAGGACCACACCCGCATCCAGCAGTTCGTGACGGCCAGCACGCTGAACGTGATCTTCTCGTTCTTCACGCTCATCATCTTCAGCGGCGTGCTGGTGATGTACAGCCCCATCCTGGGCGCGGTGTTCCTGGTGGGCAGCGTGCTGCACGTGGCCTGGGTGCTGGCCTTCCTGCCCCGCCGCAAGCAGCTGGACTACCTGCGCTTCGCCGAGATGTCGGCCAACCAGAGCACGCTGGTGGAGCTCGTTCACGGGATGCAGGAGATCAAGCTCGCCAACGCCGAGCAGCAGCGCCGCTGGGGCTGGGAGCAGGTTCAGGCCCGCCTCTTCAAGGTCAGCCTGCGCGGCCTCTCGCTCTCGCAGATGGAGGAGGCCGGGGCCGGCTTCCTCAACCAGCTCAAGAACATCACGCTCACCTTCCTGGCCGCCAAGATGGTGATCGACGGCGAGCTGACGCTGGGCATGCTGCTCTCCGTGCAGTTCATCGTCGGCCAGCTCAACACCCCCCTCGCCCAGCTCATCTCCTTCGCGCAGTCCGCCCAGGACGCCAAGATCTCGCTGGACCGCCTGGCCGAGATCCACCAGCACGAGAACGAAGAGGACCCCGGCCAGAAGATCCAGGCGCTCCCCGACAGCCGCGCGCTTTCGCTGCGCAGCGTCTCGTTCCACTACGGCGGCCCGCTGTCCGAGATGGTGCTGGGCGACCTGGACCTGGACATCCCCGAAGGCAAGGTGACCGCCATCGTGGGGCCCAGCGGCAGCGGCAAGAGCACGCTGCTGAAGCTGCTGCTCAAGTTCTACGACCCCGTGCGCGGAGAGATCATGCTGGGGCACACGCCGCTGCGGAACCTGTCGGCGCGCGCGCTCCGCCTGCGCTGCGGCGTGGTGATGCAGGACGGCCACATCTTCGCCGACACGGTAGCCGCCAACATCACCGCCGGCCACGAGGAGATCGACCGCGGGCGGCTGCTGTACGCCGCGCGCATGGCCGACATCGACCAGTTCGTGCAGGGGCTGCCGATGGGCTACAATACGCGCATCGGCCGCGAGGGGATCGGGATGAGCGCGGGGCAGAAGCAGCGCGTGCTCATCGCCCGCGCCAACTACAAGGACCCCGACTTCCTCTTCTTCGACGAGGCTACCAGCGCGCTCGACGCCAACACCGAGCGCCGCATCGTGGACAACCTTCAGCAGTTCTTCCGCGGGCGCACCGTGGTCGTCATCGCCCACCGCCTGAGCACCGTGAAGAACGCCGACCAGATCGTGGTGCTGGACGGCGGCCGGATCACCGAGCGCGGCACCCACGCCGAGTTGGCGGCGCTGCGCGGAAGCTACTTCGAGCTGGTGAAGAACCAGCTGGAGCTGGGCGACTGATGGCCACCGACGAACGCGCTCCCTCGACCACGCCCGGCGCGGCACTGCCCGCCGGCGCCCCTCTCTCCCCGCCGGCAGGCGCGAGCAGGCCGCACCTCACCAGCGCCACGGGCGAGCGAGTCGAGCTTCCACCGGAGGTGC includes these proteins:
- the gwsG gene encoding grasp-with-spasm system ATP-grasp peptide maturase produces the protein MILILSQEGFEPTTEEVAEWIRHLGGDCVRVNGGDVAGAVPLDMEIGGDAPLVRLCVGGREVHSRDVRVVWLWRWQNRKDSLAKALPGSEKLAGQLNAHMTGESNAVSRAFFSLFSHARWLNRPDDAALSKIHALHAAAQAGLEVPATLVTNRRSEIERFRERHGRVITKSIGEIGTFDVGSRVYGLYTARVTEDDTASLPETVFPSLLQELVEKEFEVRAFYLNGRVYSMAIFSQADQRTAVDLRHYDAQRPNRMVPYRLPLEVEEGLGRMMSSLGLSTGSADLIRTPDGRHVFLEVNPSGQFGMVSTPCNYHLPRILAEHLMAEDEDVAR
- a CDS encoding peptidase domain-containing ABC transporter, with protein sequence MTTLLDRRLHLGKSFPVYRQHDAKDCGPTCLRMVASFHGRRFSLQYLRDRSYIDRQGVSLLGIAYAAESIGFRTRCARVSMEHFLEHAPLPCIVHWRQNHFVVVHAVGNGKVRIADPAQGEATLTVDEFRRAWASNNVAGRDAGIVLLLQPTPDFFSRADQEPTKRRQLGFMFSYLRGFAPFFRQVVLGMFVAAVLQLIFPFLTQAIVDNGIATQNLKFVNAVLVAQLALFMSQTVVEFIRNRILFHVGTRVYVSVISDFLIKLMKLPLPFFDTRTVGDILQRIQDHTRIQQFVTASTLNVIFSFFTLIIFSGVLVMYSPILGAVFLVGSVLHVAWVLAFLPRRKQLDYLRFAEMSANQSTLVELVHGMQEIKLANAEQQRRWGWEQVQARLFKVSLRGLSLSQMEEAGAGFLNQLKNITLTFLAAKMVIDGELTLGMLLSVQFIVGQLNTPLAQLISFAQSAQDAKISLDRLAEIHQHENEEDPGQKIQALPDSRALSLRSVSFHYGGPLSEMVLGDLDLDIPEGKVTAIVGPSGSGKSTLLKLLLKFYDPVRGEIMLGHTPLRNLSARALRLRCGVVMQDGHIFADTVAANITAGHEEIDRGRLLYAARMADIDQFVQGLPMGYNTRIGREGIGMSAGQKQRVLIARANYKDPDFLFFDEATSALDANTERRIVDNLQQFFRGRTVVVIAHRLSTVKNADQIVVLDGGRITERGTHAELAALRGSYFELVKNQLELGD
- the gwsS gene encoding grasp-with-spasm system SPASM domain peptide maturase, which gives rise to MTERRRVFRLFACCVAVRGARRSTVCDLQRRTYDLIPNGLHDLLTVHADSTLDEIRALFPPETHARIDEYFGFLERKEYGFWCDDPDAFPPLDPEWDRPQRITNAIIDVDAGSRHDFADLLRQLDDLGCAAVQVRWFAPVSLEELETVLKQTYSRRLRSVELLLPWNAGWEPGALHALCLRHVRVSGVVVHSAPEASAEVVDGARIPLFHRTEVIDSHAHCGQVSPEWFSVSMAGFLEARSFNSCLNRKISVDAAGEIRNCPSLPRSFGNAADTSLVSALMQAEFRELWEINKDQVEVCRDCEFRYVCTDCRAFVATPGDRLSKPSKCSYDPYAARWA
- the ugpC gene encoding sn-glycerol-3-phosphate ABC transporter ATP-binding protein UgpC, translating into MARVKLEGIRKTYENGYTAVHGISLDVEPGEFVVLVGPSGCGKSTTLRMVAGLESISGGTLSIGGRVVNDVAPKDRDIAMVFQSYALYPHMTVRDNLAFALKLRKLPKPDIAERVKRAAGLLSIEPLLDRRPAELSGGQRQRVALGRALVREPQVFLFDEPLSNLDAKLRGQMRKEIAALHRRLGTTSIYVTHDQTEAMTMGDRIVVMNGGRVEQVGAPMDLYRNPANRFVAGFLGSPPMNFLAGRLVRADGPAFLSADAGFRLPLDASVSAVLGQADTRPVVLGIRPEDVRLAEGGSADAPRLGHVPLLLEAAEPMGNETIVYLRAGADEVVARVPPRSLPAPGQPVEAAFDLARLHFFHSETGASLTALG